The genomic window GCAGTGCTTCTGAATTCCAAAAAGGAGAGAAGAAGAATGTAGAAGGTAAAAAAATCTGGATCAGATATAAAGGGAAATTGTCTGACACGCTGATTGAAATGCAGCAGGATCTCCAATCGTCTATTTCTTATGCCGGTGGAAAAGATTTGGAGTCTGTTCGAAAAGTAGATTACGTAATTGTGAAAAACTCTATTTTTAATGGAGATACAATATAAGAGTCAGTGAGGATACTCCTCAAAGCTAAATACATTTAAAAATAGTCGGATGAGAAAGAGTTAGTAATAACTTCTCATTCGATTTTTTTGTATTTTTATTTTTTTACTTTACCTGTCGTAGTAATCGTGCTATTATAATTACAACGACAGACGTAGTACGTTGGATGGAGTAATTTTGGAGGTGGTTGAATGATTGGAAGCGATGCGATCCGCGGATACAATGACACGTTTATCCTGACCATTCTCTCTGAAGGTGATTCCTATGGTTATGAAGTCTCTAAAAGAATACGAGAGGTTTCGCAAGAGAATTATTCGATAAAGGAGACGACATTATATTCTGCATTTACACGTTTGGAAAAAAATGGCTTTATTGAATCTTATCCAGGGCAGGTCACTCACGGAAAGAAGAGAACCTACTATAAGATTACTGATACAGGGCGCAATTATTTACAGGAAAAGGTAGAGGAATGGCAGCTGACAAAACAAGTTGTGGGATGCTTTATCAAGGAGGAAGAAGAATGAAGACAATTCAAGACTATATAGAAAGCCTATTTTTGGGGATTCAGGAAACTCCTCAAATTCGGAAGTTGAAAGAAGATCTGTTAGCAGGAGCAGAAGATCGCTATGAAGATTTGAAAAGTGAAGGGAAATCAGAGAATGAAGCAATTGGTGCTGTGATTTCTGAATTTGGTAATATCGATGAGCTATTAGAAGAAATGAATATGAAAAAAGAATACAGTGAAGAAATGGGCAGAGAAATCGACGAGATCATGGTTGATGAAGCAGAAACGTTTCTTAGAGTTCAGAAAAGAGGGGCATTTTTCATCTCAGTTGGTGTAGCAGCCATCATTCTTGGTGCGGCACTGATGTTTGGAGCACAAGCATTTTATGGGGAACAAATGGGTGAAGCGATC from Enterococcus sp. 9E7_DIV0242 includes these protein-coding regions:
- a CDS encoding PadR family transcriptional regulator, with product MIGSDAIRGYNDTFILTILSEGDSYGYEVSKRIREVSQENYSIKETTLYSAFTRLEKNGFIESYPGQVTHGKKRTYYKITDTGRNYLQEKVEEWQLTKQVVGCFIKEEEE